Part of the Ammospiza nelsoni isolate bAmmNel1 chromosome 6, bAmmNel1.pri, whole genome shotgun sequence genome is shown below.
aggccaggctggatggggttcagatcaacctggtctagtggaaaggtgtccctgcccatggcaggaggctgGAAGGAGGTGATCTCAgaggctccttccagcccaaatcatTCTAAATGGTAAAAAGGTTTAGAGGAAAAGTGAGAACCATATctaaaatgaagagaaatagGAATGTTTTCCACATTTCACAGTTGACATAGGTTTAAATAATGAAAGCCTTGTGTGTTATGAACAGGACTGCATTCTAGGGGGAGTATGCCATATGACACATTCTGCTTTTCAGGTAATGATGGCTTTGTCAAATCACTTAAATGCAGTGGAATCAGAGAAGCAGAAGCTGCGGGCTCAGGTTCGCCGGCTGTGCCAGGAGAATCAGTGGCTGCGGGATGAACTCGCCAATACACAGCAGAAACTGCAGAAGAGTGAGCAGTCTGTGgctcagctggaggaggaaaagaaacatcTAGAATTCATGaatcagttaaaaaaatatgatGATGATATTTCACCATCAGTAAGTACCACAGTAAAACAGTAAAAACACCTTACATTTACATGTGTTGTAATCTGCCTGTTTAACAAGAAGTAACAGATACTTTTTATTTGTCCCTTAGATGTATTTGTCATTAAAATACTACCTTGTACTAGTGTCACATAGTTTGCAGAATGATTCTGAAAGCTCATTCTTATTTTAAGAGAGTATATATTTTACTGTCTGCAGATAATAAATACATGAGGAACAGAATTGGTAAATACTCATTTAGTAGCTTAAAAATGTGAAGAACTGGGCCAAAGCAAAAATCTCACTTCTATAAACTTAGCTGTAAAAATAAGTGAGAAGTATAAGCTGTGAGACATTTTACATACCTAGAGGACTTGGCTTATTTTGACTGCAggaaaaatacttcatttttgtCTTGTGAAATCACAGCTTTTGTATCTGTTGAGAATTTACACAAGGATAAGATGTTATTGAATCCCCTTTCAGGACCATCTGCCAGACTCTGTAATCATCTGCATATATACAAGCCCATTGTGTTACATATTCTTAGATTCAGAGAGAAAATGGACACAACTTAATTTACAGAAGGAACTTAATGCTTAAAAAGACTTCTGATTTATTTGcccttcattttttaattttattttgcttccttAGGCTAGGTGGCACAGTAGAGAAGGATCTAATTTTGTGTGTTCAGACCTTCTCAGTGGTGTCTGGGAAAGTGCAGTTTTCATAACTaattaattcagaaattttAATGGTTGAAAATGGGTGTGATTTACTCATGCTCAACTGACTGCTTGActaatccttttaaaaatattgtacaTGGTGAGAGTTGTTTTCATCGATTGGACCTGgaatttttcagtgctgttcCATGACTTGGTATTTGTGGATGGATTTGCCAGTGAAGCCTGTTCAGAAgaggggcagaggagggaaTGTTGGGATTGTGATGTGCTGTATTGTCAGACTGTACTCTGCAGATGAATTAAGTAGCTCCATTATTTGAAGTTTAATTAACAAACAGAATCCAAGTAAGCCAAGCATCTTTATAGTTTTGCTAACCATATGGATGGTGTCTGCTTCTAGCCTTCGTAATAGTTAGTTGTATAGGCTCAGTATGAGGTTGGAGtcaacatttaaaattatggACATCTTATCTGAGATGTAGTCCCATTAATTTGCTGGTTTTACAGTGCCCTTGCTCTGCTAACATTGAATTTGAATGCCAGCAGCAGTTGGCTTTTTCTCATCTGTGGAAAAAGGTGTTGAttggagagacagaaaaataagaatGTGTTCTGCTTCTGGGTTTTCTCCTTACTGAGCTCATCCTTTCTGAGAACTTCAACTATTTATATTGTGTAGGGTCAACATTTAGGAAACAGGACTGAGAGATGATCTGTCTCttcattttatatttgaaattatatGTAGatgcttaaaataattttaaactgatGGATTGTGTAGAAATTAATATGGTTCCAGATGGGAGACTATTGGAAATGAACTTCCTTTCAAgtgttcttgttttgtttttttatttttgaaccTTCCAGACTAATTGCAAAATCTGATTATTTGTACAGAAGTTGAGTACTCAGAAATTGAGATCTCCTTATTCCTTTCCCTTGCCCAACTATAACTGTGTTTATGACTGAGAAAGGTACCATGGACAGTTCTGTACTGAGCAGTGCTTTCTCTTCAGTGGGTACTTTCATGAGACCTAGTGCCTCTGTGAGAATGGCAAATGTGTTCTTGTGTGCTCAAACTGAGACTGAAATCTAGGAGACCTCATTTCCATTCCTGGCCCTTCTGAAGGTGTCCTGTATTGTTTTGGGACAGAGTGtgtaaatacattaaaatataagACCTACCTTTATAAAACTTCATTGAGAAATGTTATTCTTGTCAATTCTGAATGTGGGGTTTTCCTTTAACATTGCTGGTTAATTGGCCTGCCCTCTTTTGCCTTAGCTTTAATTTGTTGGGTTTGGGCTTGTTCTGTAGGAGGATAAAGATTCGGATTCCACCAAAGAGCCTTTGGATGATCTATTTCCCAATGATGAGGATGACCAAGGACAAGGAAGTAAGTGTACTTCAGCTTACATTGTTGGTGTGTTTCTGCAGTGCAGAATATAAAgatgcacttttaaaaaatgcttgcTTCACCATTCCACTGCAACATAACTGGAGTGATGAATGCCTCTGCTAGAATAAGGAATCCAATAATTGATTTACATTCTGTACATTGGTGTGTACAGAACTGGGGCTTAGGTTTTTTAGAGTTTACTAGGTGCTGTAAAGTTCATACTGATTTAAATTCAGAATTTCTCCTGTTTTCCTTCTTAGGGTTCTCAGAATGGTTAGTTGCAAGTGACTGAGGCAGATTCTAACCAGATAGTGGATTCTGTTTATGACCTCTTAAATTAATCTGATCTGAGACTTTTGTGGCAGGTTTCAATAAGAAATCTTTTTCATATAGTCTTTTGTCCTTTGCTAAGATTGTCTGCATAGTTTTAATATTAATTGTGGAAGCATTGTTTGTCTTCAGGTGAGCAGGACTGAGGAATATGCTGTGGAACTTGAGGCAGATGTTTGGTAGTGTGATTGAATAAAGCTCTTGGTAGATAAGTAAACTCTGCTTAGTGGAATGTGGTTTTTGTATGTTTGTTAACAGAACATATTGATGTTGTGGAGTCAGTGCAGTGTGGTGGGAGCAGAATGGTTTTTACCACAAAAATAACTTGAGGGACAATGTCTGAAGGGACCCACCTTTGCAATCAGCAATTTCAGATTTCCTTTATGGGCATGCCTACAAGGTACACTGCATTTTTGTCAGCACAGCAAAGCTATCCATAACCAGCACTGAAAGGAAGGCTTGAAGGGTTTGCAGCAGGTCATTGTTGTCATGAGCTCCTTCCTAGCTCATCCTTGCTTCCCTAGAATTTTGTAGTTGGAAGGTTGAGAGGAAAAGCTCCCTTACTTCTCTTTACAAAAGACAAAGTTGACATGTCAGTGATTTCTCTGACCTTccaaaaaaatgctgaaattctTCAGTGCTTTGGCAGGCAGTGACTCTGGGTATAGGCTTGGACTTGTGTGATTCCACTGCCATAAAAAGGCTCCCACTTTCTGTGAGAGTGGTTTCTGCTTAATAGAAAGGAGAGAATAAATCCAGGCTCAGAGAACGATAAACTTGTTCTCTAGAGTTTAATGAAAATGAACAAGACAGAATATTCTAAATCTCAGAAATTGGTCAGGTGAAGAGAAAAGGAGGCAGTAGGAGAGTAAGGGTTTTTGGGGGCAATAGGAGAGTAAGGGTTGCAACAACCAAAGGTTaggagctgctggaaaataAGTGGCTAAGCTTGAGGGTTAGTGAGTAAAACTTGAAGGTTGACTTTGACTCAGGGCCTtttgtcttgcagctgctgtttctggcaTCCAAGGTGTTTCAGTCCTTTATGTGCTAATCTTAAGTGTTCCTTGGCATAGCAaacaaatggaaacaaaaaaagtatGTTTAGAgaagaagaataaagaaaaaaagcttttctgcagATATTCTGCTTATGTATGTTGGTGTTCCTTGCCTATGAAAACAGCAATATTTGTAGGTGCAAAATTGTTGAATCATCTTGAGAATGGTTTGCTGAGCCAAAATAGTTTCCTGCTTTCTTCATTAGTTTATTGCATTTAGCCCTGTGAGCTATGAGAACTgtaaaaataatagtaatacaATACTGGACAGGATATGAGAATAAAACAGTCATACTTCCACAGTCACTGTTGAAGACAGCCTGACTGCTGTGACCTATGCTCTAATGCTAATTCTCTgtactgaagaaataaaattcagtgaGTCTCATTTTGTGCCACTGAGCACTCAAGTGAGATGTTTTATTTACAGGCATCTTTTACAAAAGTTGAAATTTTGTGGATTTCTTTCAGttcaacagcagcacagcagtgcagcagctgctgcccaacaaGGGGGCTATGAAATTCCAGCAAGGTTACGGACCCTACATAATCTTGTTATCCAGTATGCTTCCCAAGGTAGATATGAGGTTGCTGTGCCTCTCTGTAAACAAGCTCTTGAAGATCTGGAGAAGACTTCAGGTCATGACCATCCTGATGTTGCCACTATGTTGAACATACTTGCTTTGGTGTACAGGTTGGTATGCTGACATAGATAAATACCAGTGAAATAAATACTTAGTTGTTTGGCTACAACCTTTTGATGTTCAGACtagaattttttccctgttctattttccttttaaaattattattaaaaccCTCCAGAAGTCCCTTAAATTTTTGTATGTCTCCCTGTACTTAAAAGTCAAAaaatttgctgtatttttgcCTATACCTTTGCTTTGGGAATGAGGCtgggtttgatttttgtttttttttttttgtcttctgagGGGACATGTCTTGATTATCCACCTCAAGGTAATCTAGAGGTAGAAATTGGACATCAGTGTAGAAATGGTACATGCTCAGTATAGTCCTCAACTACTAAACTATTTGCAGTCACAGGCTTCAGGATTCTACTTcctaatttattaatatattctCAATTATTCTTTAATAGTAGCATCTTTAGGTCAGCAGTGAACTCAGCTTAATTGTTATGATTTTTCATTCCTGAATCCCCAGTGTTAATTACATCTCTTTACAATTCAGAGACCAGAACAAATACAAAGATGCAGCAAATCTCCTGAATGATGCCTTGGCCATCCGCGAAAAGACTTTGGGCAAAGATCATCCAGCGGTTTGTATACTTGCAATAGCATCATTTTAGTTTGCTTTTCATTCAACTAATTGCTTTTTATCAACTAATTCCAATATCAAACTCAACAGGAAAGGTTGTAAGACCTGGCTTGTCTTTAAACAGTACAGGTAGGAGGCCACATTCTATTCAGTGCTGTTTCACCATGAATAATTTGCCCATACTTGATTTTGGATTGCCTGGATTTTTTGTGGGAAATCAATTTGTGAAGAAAGATTTTTGCTTACTCAAATCTCTTTATTATACTCAGATTGAAGGGGCATTTCTGGTTTCATTTACTGCTGCTTGTAAATGAAATGTAAATCAAGCATTTGGAAAATTCATGTGATACATTTGTGGCCTGTGGGACACATGGCAGCTCAAAGTGTAGATGTGAGAGGTGCCTGTGTAAGAGAAGAACATGTGAAGATGTGTGCACTAAATGACATTTCCACAAAGGAAGCAAAATTACTTCATGAtttaggtttttcttttctctgttgtGTATGTATGCATTTAATAATAATTACTTCTTCACTTCCAAATTTCAAGAGGTCTATCCTGTGCATGGAAAATTTAATAACATCAATGCCTTGCAGATGTGTTCATTTGTCAAATATTTGTATCAGCACATTTCAGTGCACTTAATGTTTCACTGCTTTTGACAGGTGGCAGCAACTCTTAACAATCTTGCAGTACTCTATGGTAAACGGGGAAAGTACAAAGAAGCAGAACCTTTGTGTAAGCGAGCTCTGGAAATCAGAGAAAAGGTAGGAGTGACAAATACAGAGCCTCTAGAGGGACTTAGGGAAGGAGAAAGCAAAGTTAAATGTTTACTTTTTTATACTTTGGTTGGGTAGATCTGTCAGATAAACCCCAGAGTTAACAATGCCTAGTAGTTAGGAGTGTCTGAAATTGAAAACAGTAGGAAATTCCAGAAATGCTACGAAATTGCTGGAGCACTCTGGGTGTATGctaaattctgtattttatgaGAAACTTCTTtacctttttccttcctctttgaTAGCTAAATAATTGATTTGACAAGAGCAttggaattaaaaaatgaaacttaGCTAAAATTTTTAAGTTGATTATTCTCTATGTGGATATTTATTTTAGTCCATGAGATTGCATCTTctgttttatataaataataatttccctATAATGTTGTTTTACTACTTACTTTGTTCCTCTTATGGATTGTTCTGCATCATTCTCAGTTTGCAATAGAATTGAGTCATTTTCATATctttgaaatgcagcttttgcttttgttgAATTGAGGAGGAATAAAACTAACAGGATGTTTCTAAATTATTTACTTCTAGACCCTGACATGATGATTAGAGAATGTTTTAATACAGTGTATTTCATTTCCAGGTCCTGGGGAAAGATCACCCTGATGTTGCCAAGCAGTTAAATAACTTGGCTTTGCTATGCCAGAACCAGGGTAAATATGAGGAGGTTGAATATTACTATCAGAGGGCACTTGAAATCTACCAAACTAAGCTGGGACCAGATGATCCAAATGTTGCAAAAACAAAGAACAATCTGGTAAGCCTTTCCCAAAGTAGACCTGAGACAATTGAAATGCACTTCTATCCACAATGTGTTGTATTTCTTGTTTATACAGACAAATAAAGCAGTGTGCTGATATCTTTTGGGGGTATTTTGTTTTTAGGCATCCTGCTATCTAAAACAGGGCAAGTTTAAGCAAGCGGAAACTTTATACAAAGAGATTCTTACTCGTGCTCATGAACGGGAGTTTGGCTCTGTAGATGGTAAGAAAATGAGTCCCTAGATTtgaatttatgttttatttttgtacttATGGAATAAAATTTGCAAGAAATGTCCTGATTAAAATTGTTGTCTGCTTTAGGTGGACTTAAAAGGTGAGCTGATAGATGTGTTGGAGGTAACATTCATCATAAGAAGGCTTTTAGATACAGCAGCAGACATTTGATTCAAAACCATGAGACTTAGTGGGTTTATGTTTTATGGATTTTGTTTCAGGCCTAATTTATCTTACACCCCACTAAACCCAACTTTGGTATTTTTATAGAGGCAGAAAAATGTACATCACTTTTCAGTCACAGGAAAAAGTCAATGCAGGATTTTGGTGACATAAATAAAGACATTGTTAATGCAAGTTCCCCATTAACATATTTAAAGAATGGGGAAAATACCTTTAAATTGAGAATTACACTGTACATTGAAGTCATATGCATTTTATAAAGCAAAAATCCCACTAAAGCATTTCCACTGCATTCCATGTCAGTAGCATATGCACCACTTAGTAGATGACAAAGTAGTTGTtaggataaaataaataaattcatgtTCTCTAGCACAGAACTAGACACATGACAAATGGGTGACAGTGTATACTTACTTCAAAGCTTCTCAGGAGTAACTGTTTCTAACTTCAGATAAGAAAGAGACAGAATTGTAAAACTGTAAAAGAgctctgtgttttatttatctGCTGCTTCTACATGGACAG
Proteins encoded:
- the KLC1 gene encoding kinesin light chain 1 isoform X8 — translated: MYENMSTMVYLKEEKLEKLTQDEIIAKTKQVINGLEALKNEHNSILQSLLETLKCLKKDDETNLVEEKSNMIRKSLEMLELGLSEAQVMMALSNHLNAVESEKQKLRAQVRRLCQENQWLRDELANTQQKLQKSEQSVAQLEEEKKHLEFMNQLKKYDDDISPSEDKDSDSTKEPLDDLFPNDEDDQGQGIQQQHSSAAAAAQQGGYEIPARLRTLHNLVIQYASQGRYEVAVPLCKQALEDLEKTSGHDHPDVATMLNILALVYRDQNKYKDAANLLNDALAIREKTLGKDHPAVAATLNNLAVLYGKRGKYKEAEPLCKRALEIREKVLGKDHPDVAKQLNNLALLCQNQGKYEEVEYYYQRALEIYQTKLGPDDPNVAKTKNNLASCYLKQGKFKQAETLYKEILTRAHEREFGSVDDENKPIWMHAEEREECKGKQKDGTSFGEYGGWYKACKVDSPTVTTTLKNLGALYRRQGKFEAAETLEEAAMRSRKQAMAEVLNDPESTEKRRSRESLNVDVVKYESGPDGGEEA
- the KLC1 gene encoding kinesin light chain 1 isoform X5 — protein: MYENMSTMVYLKEEKLEKLTQDEIIAKTKQVINGLEALKNEHNSILQSLLETLKCLKKDDETNLVEEKSNMIRKSLEMLELGLSEAQVMMALSNHLNAVESEKQKLRAQVRRLCQENQWLRDELANTQQKLQKSEQSVAQLEEEKKHLEFMNQLKKYDDDISPSEDKDSDSTKEPLDDLFPNDEDDQGQGIQQQHSSAAAAAQQGGYEIPARLRTLHNLVIQYASQGRYEVAVPLCKQALEDLEKTSGHDHPDVATMLNILALVYRDQNKYKDAANLLNDALAIREKTLGKDHPAVAATLNNLAVLYGKRGKYKEAEPLCKRALEIREKVLGKDHPDVAKQLNNLALLCQNQGKYEEVEYYYQRALEIYQTKLGPDDPNVAKTKNNLASCYLKQGKFKQAETLYKEILTRAHEREFGSVDDENKPIWMHAEEREECKGKQKDGTSFGEYGGWYKACKVDSPTVTTTLKNLGALYRRQGKFEAAETLEEAAMRSRKQGLDNVHKQRVAEVLNDPESTEKRRSRESLNVDVVKYESGPDGGEEVSMSVEWNGDGTGSLKRSGSFSKLRASLRRSSEKLVRKLKGGNSRDSEPKNPGNEIIV
- the KLC1 gene encoding kinesin light chain 1 isoform X4 codes for the protein MYENMSTMVYLKEEKLEKLTQDEIIAKTKQVINGLEALKNEHNSILQSLLETLKCLKKDDETNLVEEKSNMIRKSLEMLELGLSEAQVMMALSNHLNAVESEKQKLRAQVRRLCQENQWLRDELANTQQKLQKSEQSVAQLEEEKKHLEFMNQLKKYDDDISPSEDKDSDSTKEPLDDLFPNDEDDQGQGIQQQHSSAAAAAQQGGYEIPARLRTLHNLVIQYASQGRYEVAVPLCKQALEDLEKTSGHDHPDVATMLNILALVYRDQNKYKDAANLLNDALAIREKTLGKDHPAVAATLNNLAVLYGKRGKYKEAEPLCKRALEIREKVLGKDHPDVAKQLNNLALLCQNQGKYEEVEYYYQRALEIYQTKLGPDDPNVAKTKNNLASCYLKQGKFKQAETLYKEILTRAHEREFGSVDDENKPIWMHAEEREECKGKQKDGTSFGEYGGWYKACKVDSPTVTTTLKNLGALYRRQGKFEAAETLEEAAMRSRKQAMAEVLNDPESTEKRRSRESLNVDVVKYESGPDGGEEDGTGSLKRSGSFSKLRASLRRSSEKLVRKLKGGNSRDSEPKNPGMKRASSLNVLNMGGKATEDHFQERNNCLTDSRALSVSHSDLAH
- the KLC1 gene encoding kinesin light chain 1 isoform X7, whose amino-acid sequence is MYENMSTMVYLKEEKLEKLTQDEIIAKTKQVINGLEALKNEHNSILQSLLETLKCLKKDDETNLVEEKSNMIRKSLEMLELGLSEAQVMMALSNHLNAVESEKQKLRAQVRRLCQENQWLRDELANTQQKLQKSEQSVAQLEEEKKHLEFMNQLKKYDDDISPSEDKDSDSTKEPLDDLFPNDEDDQGQGIQQQHSSAAAAAQQGGYEIPARLRTLHNLVIQYASQGRYEVAVPLCKQALEDLEKTSGHDHPDVATMLNILALVYRDQNKYKDAANLLNDALAIREKTLGKDHPAVAATLNNLAVLYGKRGKYKEAEPLCKRALEIREKVLGKDHPDVAKQLNNLALLCQNQGKYEEVEYYYQRALEIYQTKLGPDDPNVAKTKNNLASCYLKQGKFKQAETLYKEILTRAHEREFGSVDDENKPIWMHAEEREECKGKQKDGTSFGEYGGWYKACKVDSPTVTTTLKNLGALYRRQGKFEAAETLEEAAMRSRKQGLDNVHKQRVAEVLNDPESTEKRRSRESLNVDVVKYESGPDGGEEA
- the KLC1 gene encoding kinesin light chain 1 isoform X3 translates to MYENMSTMVYLKEEKLEKLTQDEIIAKTKQVINGLEALKNEHNSILQSLLETLKCLKKDDETNLVEEKSNMIRKSLEMLELGLSEAQVMMALSNHLNAVESEKQKLRAQVRRLCQENQWLRDELANTQQKLQKSEQSVAQLEEEKKHLEFMNQLKKYDDDISPSEDKDSDSTKEPLDDLFPNDEDDQGQGIQQQHSSAAAAAQQGGYEIPARLRTLHNLVIQYASQGRYEVAVPLCKQALEDLEKTSGHDHPDVATMLNILALVYRDQNKYKDAANLLNDALAIREKTLGKDHPAVAATLNNLAVLYGKRGKYKEAEPLCKRALEIREKVLGKDHPDVAKQLNNLALLCQNQGKYEEVEYYYQRALEIYQTKLGPDDPNVAKTKNNLASCYLKQGKFKQAETLYKEILTRAHEREFGSVDDENKPIWMHAEEREECKGKQKDGTSFGEYGGWYKACKVDSPTVTTTLKNLGALYRRQGKFEAAETLEEAAMRSRKQGLDNVHKQRVAEVLNDPESTEKRRSRESLNVDVVKYESGPDGGEEDGTGSLKRSGSFSKLRASLRRSSEKLVRKLKGGNSRDSEPKNPGMKRASSLNVLNMGGKATEDHFQERNNCLTDSRALSVSHSDLAH
- the KLC1 gene encoding kinesin light chain 1 isoform X6, encoding MYENMSTMVYLKEEKLEKLTQDEIIAKTKQVINGLEALKNEHNSILQSLLETLKCLKKDDETNLVEEKSNMIRKSLEMLELGLSEAQVMMALSNHLNAVESEKQKLRAQVRRLCQENQWLRDELANTQQKLQKSEQSVAQLEEEKKHLEFMNQLKKYDDDISPSEDKDSDSTKEPLDDLFPNDEDDQGQGIQQQHSSAAAAAQQGGYEIPARLRTLHNLVIQYASQGRYEVAVPLCKQALEDLEKTSGHDHPDVATMLNILALVYRDQNKYKDAANLLNDALAIREKTLGKDHPAVAATLNNLAVLYGKRGKYKEAEPLCKRALEIREKVLGKDHPDVAKQLNNLALLCQNQGKYEEVEYYYQRALEIYQTKLGPDDPNVAKTKNNLASCYLKQGKFKQAETLYKEILTRAHEREFGSVDDENKPIWMHAEEREECKGKQKDGTSFGEYGGWYKACKVDSPTVTTTLKNLGALYRRQGKFEAAETLEEAAMRSRKQGLDNVHKQRVAEVLNDPESTEKRRSRESLNVDVVKYESGPDGGEEDGTGSLKRSGSFSKLRASLRRSSEKLVRKLKGGNSRDSEPKNPGNEIIV
- the KLC1 gene encoding kinesin light chain 1 isoform X2 is translated as MYENMSTMVYLKEEKLEKLTQDEIIAKTKQVINGLEALKNEHNSILQSLLETLKCLKKDDETNLVEEKSNMIRKSLEMLELGLSEAQVMMALSNHLNAVESEKQKLRAQVRRLCQENQWLRDELANTQQKLQKSEQSVAQLEEEKKHLEFMNQLKKYDDDISPSEDKDSDSTKEPLDDLFPNDEDDQGQGIQQQHSSAAAAAQQGGYEIPARLRTLHNLVIQYASQGRYEVAVPLCKQALEDLEKTSGHDHPDVATMLNILALVYRDQNKYKDAANLLNDALAIREKTLGKDHPAVAATLNNLAVLYGKRGKYKEAEPLCKRALEIREKVLGKDHPDVAKQLNNLALLCQNQGKYEEVEYYYQRALEIYQTKLGPDDPNVAKTKNNLASCYLKQGKFKQAETLYKEILTRAHEREFGSVDDENKPIWMHAEEREECKGKQKDGTSFGEYGGWYKACKVDSPTVTTTLKNLGALYRRQGKFEAAETLEEAAMRSRKQAMAEVLNDPESTEKRRSRESLNVDVVKYESGPDGGEEVSMSVEWNGDGTGSLKRSGSFSKLRASLRRSSEKLVRKLKGGNSRDSEPKNPGMKRASSLNVLNMGGKATEDHFQERNNCLTDSRALSVSHSDLAH
- the KLC1 gene encoding kinesin light chain 1 isoform X1; protein product: MYENMSTMVYLKEEKLEKLTQDEIIAKTKQVINGLEALKNEHNSILQSLLETLKCLKKDDETNLVEEKSNMIRKSLEMLELGLSEAQVMMALSNHLNAVESEKQKLRAQVRRLCQENQWLRDELANTQQKLQKSEQSVAQLEEEKKHLEFMNQLKKYDDDISPSEDKDSDSTKEPLDDLFPNDEDDQGQGIQQQHSSAAAAAQQGGYEIPARLRTLHNLVIQYASQGRYEVAVPLCKQALEDLEKTSGHDHPDVATMLNILALVYRDQNKYKDAANLLNDALAIREKTLGKDHPAVAATLNNLAVLYGKRGKYKEAEPLCKRALEIREKVLGKDHPDVAKQLNNLALLCQNQGKYEEVEYYYQRALEIYQTKLGPDDPNVAKTKNNLASCYLKQGKFKQAETLYKEILTRAHEREFGSVDDENKPIWMHAEEREECKGKQKDGTSFGEYGGWYKACKVDSPTVTTTLKNLGALYRRQGKFEAAETLEEAAMRSRKQGLDNVHKQRVAEVLNDPESTEKRRSRESLNVDVVKYESGPDGGEEVSMSVEWNGDGTGSLKRSGSFSKLRASLRRSSEKLVRKLKGGNSRDSEPKNPGMKRASSLNVLNMGGKATEDHFQERNNCLTDSRALSVSHSDLAH